One Candidatus Neomarinimicrobiota bacterium genomic window carries:
- a CDS encoding Na+/H+ antiporter NhaC family protein has translation MYLAKYWVFPLLFAGCLLAEEGDGLPVQAPLVVLQGVPFEMTVGGPAVDSAAIYLEGTLLYSGPVAQRDGQSSVRDVVVVGLGKRRLDVVTSAGEGSAELRVLPGWVSILPPLMAIALALITKQVVLSLFCGVWLGAAMTLGGYNPFFGFLRTADTYLVRALTDRDHMRIVLFTMTLGGMVGIISRSGGTQGIVQALAKHANNRRTGQLATWLMGMLIFFDDYSNTLLVGNTMRPFTDKLKISREKLAYLVDSTAAPIASIALA, from the coding sequence ATGTATCTAGCCAAATACTGGGTCTTCCCGCTACTTTTCGCCGGGTGCCTGTTGGCAGAGGAGGGCGATGGCCTTCCCGTTCAGGCGCCCCTCGTCGTCTTGCAGGGGGTGCCATTTGAAATGACCGTGGGCGGTCCAGCCGTGGATTCTGCGGCCATCTATTTGGAGGGCACTCTGCTTTATTCCGGTCCGGTGGCCCAGCGGGACGGTCAGAGTAGCGTACGTGATGTCGTCGTGGTGGGGCTGGGGAAGCGGCGGTTGGACGTCGTCACCTCCGCCGGAGAGGGTTCCGCCGAACTGCGGGTGCTACCCGGCTGGGTAAGCATCCTGCCGCCGCTGATGGCAATTGCCCTGGCGCTGATTACCAAGCAGGTGGTGCTCTCCCTGTTTTGCGGCGTCTGGTTGGGGGCGGCGATGACATTGGGGGGTTACAACCCCTTCTTTGGCTTCCTGCGCACAGCCGACACTTATCTGGTGCGAGCCCTCACTGACCGGGACCACATGCGCATTGTATTGTTCACCATGACTTTGGGTGGCATGGTGGGAATCATATCCCGCAGCGGTGGCACGCAGGGTATCGTTCAGGCGTTGGCCAAACATGCCAACAACCGCCGCACCGGCCAGCTGGCTACTTGGCTGATGGGCATGCTCATCTTTTTTGACGACTACTCCAACACTCTGCTGGTTGGCAACACCATGCGGCCCTTCACTGACAAGCTGAAAATCAGCCGGGAAAAGCTGGCCTACCTGGTGGATTCCACTGCCGCGCCCATCGCCAGCATCGCCCTGGCA